The following are from one region of the Arthrobacter sp. TMP15 genome:
- a CDS encoding tyrosine-protein phosphatase: protein MSAPHWEGAVNARLLAGDIYRMGRSEWLTEHGWEQLYNDGVRTVIDLRNPAERKRRPTDPEVSAQTLARFDVVHSPTEDTEDPRYQEFFLPYMNHPRLYTEIMTMFPRHVAGVFKELAAAQGKVVIHCSAGRDRTGLIATLLLSLLDQAERVPREDELATRGINAWHLVAPVKHPYERHLAANELAQVVSDRAEAVTEFAAGIDVWAFLRSNGVSAAEIEAVIGRS, encoded by the coding sequence TTGAGCGCGCCCCACTGGGAAGGAGCCGTCAACGCGCGGCTGCTTGCAGGAGATATTTACCGCATGGGTCGCAGCGAATGGCTCACCGAGCACGGCTGGGAGCAACTATATAACGACGGCGTCCGCACAGTCATCGACCTAAGGAACCCAGCGGAGCGCAAACGCAGGCCAACCGACCCGGAGGTGAGCGCGCAAACGTTGGCAAGATTCGACGTCGTACACTCACCAACGGAAGACACGGAAGATCCGCGGTACCAAGAATTTTTCCTTCCCTACATGAACCATCCCCGGCTGTACACAGAGATAATGACAATGTTTCCGCGGCACGTGGCGGGTGTGTTTAAAGAGTTGGCGGCTGCACAGGGCAAGGTGGTGATTCACTGTTCGGCCGGGCGGGACAGAACCGGGTTGATCGCCACGTTGCTGTTATCGCTGCTGGACCAGGCTGAGCGGGTGCCGCGGGAAGATGAACTTGCCACGCGCGGGATCAATGCTTGGCATTTGGTGGCGCCCGTGAAGCACCCTTACGAGCGGCACTTGGCCGCAAATGAACTGGCACAAGTAGTCTCTGACCGCGCGGAAGCTGTGACGGAATTTGCCGCTGGAATAGACGTGTGGGCGTTCCTGCGCTCAAATGGGGTTAGTGCCGCGGAGATCGAAGCCGTCATTGGCCGAAGCTGA
- a CDS encoding GNAT family protein: protein MSALVPVTLHGKYVTLEPLDAAHHDGLVAAASDGELWNLWYTTVPRPEAMATEIRQRLAAQDAGTELSFTTRLNDPLTGAPGKIIGLTSYYAIDLNVPRLAIGSTWNAASVQGTGTNPDSKRLLLAYAFETLGCEVVEFHTHWMNVQSSEAIARLGAKQDGILRAHRRLANGTLRDTVVFSILATEWPQVRSGLDFRLEKNR, encoded by the coding sequence ATGAGCGCACTTGTACCTGTAACCCTGCACGGAAAATATGTCACGCTTGAGCCGCTGGATGCGGCGCATCATGACGGGTTGGTTGCTGCCGCCTCGGATGGTGAATTGTGGAACCTCTGGTACACCACCGTGCCCCGCCCCGAAGCGATGGCCACGGAAATTCGGCAACGACTGGCAGCACAAGATGCAGGTACCGAGCTGTCATTCACAACCAGGCTTAATGATCCGCTCACTGGCGCGCCCGGGAAGATTATTGGACTGACAAGTTACTACGCCATTGACCTGAACGTCCCTCGGCTGGCCATTGGCTCAACCTGGAACGCCGCCAGTGTGCAGGGAACGGGAACAAATCCTGACAGCAAAAGGCTGCTGCTGGCTTACGCGTTTGAAACACTTGGCTGTGAAGTAGTGGAGTTCCATACGCATTGGATGAATGTGCAATCAAGCGAGGCCATTGCCCGGTTAGGGGCCAAACAAGACGGAATCCTGCGGGCGCACCGCCGCCTAGCCAACGGCACTCTGCGCGATACCGTGGTGTTTTCCATCCTTGCCACCGAATGGCCGCAGGTGCGCAGTGGTTTGGATTTCCGTCTGGAGAAGAACCGTTGA
- a CDS encoding choice-of-anchor A family protein: MNHPASLTTPRPGRLVLLGLSTVAAALTVSGFFAMVPMAHADGSFACPDTPPGINNGSVFPGYDNNTNVFVGGNFSVAETAAEAEGKMVVMGNASFEKADMSRYNVGVVGVGALVPPTPNSDMLLVGGDLGSNGTTIDVGSLIGGAVRIGGENKVPTGKLDVNGATVTASDSTAVSDYTEFPALLTQRSNAFSASADTGAAAFESWGAITFTGDNASTVQTFTVQGNTLGSESKAASLQFLDIPDGAQIVINVIGGPSAGLFLNAVLDGAGSPISTTGSSVFADLASRIVWNFEAAKDVRIGGSAQVPGLILVPTSGGTTDISAPGTNGRILVAGDLLHRGSGSELHRYALAGDKTFGCKVPEGSAPVTSAAPTTAASSTTSAAATKPAPGATTTPAVTTSAATAATTTVAALGITQSAPAKLEAEVTTSVSVQADTTEVLANTGVRASSILIFGGAALLFLVLGVLTVTTVSRRH; encoded by the coding sequence TGGCCCATGCGGATGGTTCTTTTGCCTGCCCCGATACGCCTCCTGGTATCAACAACGGAAGCGTCTTTCCCGGTTATGACAACAACACCAACGTTTTTGTGGGTGGCAACTTTTCTGTGGCAGAGACAGCTGCGGAAGCTGAAGGCAAAATGGTAGTCATGGGCAATGCTTCCTTTGAAAAAGCAGATATGAGTCGGTACAACGTTGGCGTAGTAGGAGTTGGCGCCTTGGTTCCGCCCACACCCAACTCCGACATGTTGCTGGTCGGTGGAGATCTAGGCAGCAACGGAACCACAATTGACGTTGGCTCGCTCATTGGTGGGGCTGTGCGCATCGGCGGCGAAAATAAGGTTCCAACGGGAAAGCTGGATGTCAATGGCGCCACCGTCACGGCATCGGATTCAACAGCGGTATCTGATTACACCGAGTTCCCGGCACTGCTGACCCAGCGATCTAACGCTTTCTCCGCCAGCGCGGACACAGGTGCGGCCGCCTTCGAATCGTGGGGTGCCATCACATTCACAGGCGATAACGCTTCGACGGTGCAGACGTTCACAGTCCAAGGGAACACCCTTGGCTCTGAGAGCAAAGCTGCTTCTCTGCAGTTTCTGGATATTCCCGACGGTGCTCAGATTGTTATTAACGTTATTGGCGGGCCGTCCGCCGGTCTGTTTCTCAATGCGGTGCTGGACGGTGCGGGTTCGCCCATCTCGACAACCGGGAGTTCGGTCTTCGCTGACTTAGCCTCACGGATCGTATGGAATTTCGAAGCAGCCAAGGATGTCAGAATCGGCGGCTCTGCCCAGGTTCCCGGGCTGATCCTAGTGCCCACCTCTGGTGGGACAACAGATATTTCCGCACCCGGCACCAATGGACGAATCCTGGTGGCCGGAGACCTGTTGCATCGAGGCTCGGGCTCAGAGCTACACCGATATGCACTGGCAGGCGACAAGACGTTTGGCTGTAAAGTCCCCGAGGGCTCCGCCCCTGTGACGTCAGCGGCGCCCACTACTGCGGCGTCCAGTACAACGTCGGCCGCGGCCACTAAGCCTGCTCCTGGTGCCACGACGACACCTGCTGTAACGACATCTGCTGCGACTGCAGCAACCACCACAGTCGCGGCGTTAGGAATCACTCAGTCAGCACCCGCAAAGCTCGAAGCTGAAGTTACAACGAGCGTAAGCGTCCAAGCAGACACCACGGAAGTTTTAGCGAATACGGGTGTTAGAGCGAGCAGTATTTTGATCTTCGGAGGTGCTGCGTTGTTGTTTCTGGTGCTGGGCGTACTTACTGTGACCACTGTCAGTCGCAGACACTAA